A single region of the Chlamydiales bacterium genome encodes:
- a CDS encoding FAD-binding oxidoreductase: MQIAIIGAGFAGLALCYYLSLEKNSSVTIFDPFDSKKSASFSSSGLLHPFGGAHCKKTWLANECMHKANELISTVETNLKITVANRSGILRPVIKACQLDDFQKASTLHEDAIWWDQETCLKKIPYLISQGGLFIPSGISIDSEQYIDGLKICCKQNGAIFKTQTFSNSQEFHSFDAIVACTGSATTDLPGFHHLPLHFVKGQLIELSWPQELKPLTYSLVSDGYITMTSSKQSCIVGATYERNYTDACTTKAAEMELRKKAEAFIPQLENAPLISQKAGIRAFSPNNIHPIIGRVDTSTKANLWVFTGLGSKGMLQHAYFGANLARAIIENNPEILPKEVRYRL, encoded by the coding sequence ATGCAAATAGCCATTATCGGAGCTGGTTTTGCAGGACTTGCTCTTTGCTACTATCTCTCTCTAGAAAAAAATTCTTCTGTCACCATTTTTGATCCTTTCGATAGCAAGAAAAGCGCCTCTTTCTCATCCTCTGGTCTTCTACATCCTTTTGGAGGAGCTCACTGCAAAAAAACATGGCTTGCAAATGAATGCATGCATAAAGCAAATGAGCTCATTTCCACCGTAGAAACTAATTTAAAAATAACAGTTGCAAACCGCTCTGGTATTTTAAGACCTGTAATTAAAGCCTGTCAACTAGACGACTTTCAAAAAGCAAGTACATTACACGAAGATGCAATTTGGTGGGATCAAGAAACATGTTTAAAAAAAATTCCTTATCTTATCTCCCAGGGAGGACTTTTTATTCCTTCTGGAATTTCTATCGACTCTGAACAATATATTGATGGATTAAAAATATGCTGTAAACAAAATGGCGCTATATTCAAAACTCAAACATTTTCTAATTCCCAAGAATTTCATTCATTTGATGCAATTGTTGCATGTACAGGATCTGCTACTACAGACCTGCCAGGTTTTCACCATTTACCCCTACATTTTGTGAAGGGGCAATTAATCGAACTTAGTTGGCCACAAGAGTTAAAACCCCTCACCTACAGCCTAGTTTCAGATGGGTATATAACCATGACCTCTTCTAAACAATCCTGCATCGTAGGGGCCACTTATGAAAGAAATTATACTGACGCATGTACAACCAAAGCTGCAGAAATGGAACTTCGCAAAAAAGCAGAAGCCTTTATTCCGCAACTAGAAAACGCCCCTCTAATTTCTCAAAAAGCAGGCATTCGCGCCTTTTCACCAAACAACATACATCCCATTATTGGAAGAGTAGACACCTCTACAAAAGCTAATCTTTGGGTATTTACAGGACTTGGGTCTAAAGGCATGCTACAACATGCCTACTTTGGCGCAAACCTAGCGAGGGCAATTATAGAAAATAATCCAGAGATCCTTCCAAAAGAAGTGCGCTATCGATTGTGA